A window of the Zootoca vivipara chromosome 14, rZooViv1.1, whole genome shotgun sequence genome harbors these coding sequences:
- the LOC118093069 gene encoding uncharacterized protein LOC118093069 gives MTCVWPLWEYQHCKNQNVVKTLVFNFLSFFLGVHHIFDNIKELQITLNPTMTVQISSETADNLHALVETTNEEEKTLNNLVGLLQDMVKNIPTAPAPAQTPKPTETETIILSHPEPSHPEPSPSAAVETVLLNLNPHTEGIHVESLETVALTDENTPTTPTTSTPFWELRSDPGASVILHTDTVTSEGNTEEQTETSVIYSAETTPDQSLASLSFLLETDTTTQQAMTFDQLTNGALESLVESLRNVRQMHVKLTHTSNEPKHSEIAVTQSAEKSVSAEILELIDRLIETIKNAPNSVIEDPELNTYLEKAESYLKSALELAGEAEKRLEKGKAEAVMEVVIPSTESENVTVVIPSMEAENVTVVIPPLESEKVTVVIPHTESEHVTVGIPHTEPEKVTMVISHTEPEKNVEVQGPPLGQEWVETEKNVEVVIPHTEPEKKEEVQGPPLGQEWVETEKNVEVVLPAMPSETVPETVTVELLPSPPESVAEKAEEAQVEMGKLKAFINLLYGFSPHLTAYAQNSANKKVGEDIIDRAMAVLHAIKSIFCGDPEGQSKLMLQQLLKEDMELVRQAMKEKRVS, from the exons ATGACATGCGTTTGGCCTCTTTGGGAGTATCAGCATTGTAAAAATCAAAATGTGGTAAAAACTCTGgtgtttaattttctttctttctttttaggtgTGCATCATATTTTTGACAATATTAAAGAATTGCAG atcACTCTGAACCCAACTATGACTGTGCAGATTTCATCAGAGACAGCAGACAATCTTCACGCTCTAG TTGAAACAACAAACGAAGAAGAGAAGACTTTGAATAACCTTGTAGGCCTTTTGCAAGATATGGTGAAAAATATTCcaacagcaccagcaccagcacaaACACCAAAACCAACAGAAACAGAAACTATCATACTATCCCACCCAGAGCCTTCCCACCCAGAGCCTTCTCCATCTGCAGCAGTGGAGACAGTTTTGCTAAACTTGAATCCACATACTGAGGGAATACATGTAGAGTCATTGGAAACAGTTGCCCTGACAGATGAAAATACCCCAACTACCCCAACTACCTCAACACCATTTTGGGAGCTCCGAAGTGACCCAGGTGCATCAGTCATTTTACATACTGATACAGTCACTTCAGAAGGAAATACTGAAGAACAAACTGAGACAAGTGTAATTTATTCTGCTGAAACTACTCCAGATCAATCACTGGCCAGTTTGTCATTTTTGTTGGAAACTGATACTACCACGCAACAAGCTATGACTTTTGATCAGCTAACAAATGGAGCTTTGGAAAGTCTGGTGGAGTCTTTAAGAAACGTGAGACAAATGCATGTGAAACTAACCCATACCAGtaatgaaccaaaacacagtgaAATTGCTGTGACACAATCCGCAGAGAAGTCTGTAAGTGCAGAAATCTTGGAGTTGATTGACAGACTCATTGAAACCATTAAGAATGCACCTAACTCAGTTATAGAAGACCCAGAGCTCAATACCTATCTTGAAAAAGCAGAGAGCTACCTAAAAAGTGCTCTGGAACTAGCGGGAGAAGCAGAGAAGAGGTTGGAAAAGGGAAAAGCAGAGGCGGTGATGGAAGTAGTGATTCCTTCCACGGAGTCGGAGAACGTGACAGTGGTGATTCCTTCCATGGAGGCCGAGAATGTGACAGTGGTGATTCCTCCCTTAGAGTCCGAGAAGGTGACAGTGGTGATTCCTCACACAGAGTCTGAGCACGTGACAGTGGGGATTCCTCACACAGAGCCCGAAAAAGTGACAATGGTGATTTCTCACACAGAGCCTGAAAAGAACGTAGAAGTGCAGGGTCCTCCCTTAGGCCAGGAGTGGGTGGAGACAGAGAAGAATGTTGAAGTGGTGATTCCTCACACAGAGCCTGAAAAGAAGGAAGAAGTGCAGGGTCCTCCCTTAGGCCAGGAGTGGGTGGAGACAGAGAAGAATGTGGAAGTGGTACTTCCTGCCATGCCATCAGAAACTGTGCCAGAAACAGTGACAGTCGAGTTGCTTCCATCTCCACCTGAGTCTGTAGCAGAAAAGGCAGAAGAGGCACAAGTGGAAATGGGAAAGTTAAAAGCATTCATTAACTTGCTATATGGTTTTAGTCCCCACCTAACTGCATATGCACAGAATTCAGCCAATAAAAAAGTTGGTGAGGACATTATTGATAGAGCAATGGCAGTCCTTCATGCCATAAAAAGCATTTTCTGTGGAGATCCTGAAGGGCAAAGCAAACTGATGTTGCAGCAGTTGTTAAAGGAAGACATGGAGCTTGTAAGACAAGCCATGAAGGAAAAAAGAGTCTCTTAA
- the NOX5 gene encoding NADPH oxidase 5: MNLDDDTKWLEWVAKQFESIAGEDKEIDLDEFKAALKVKESFFAERFFALFDLDGSGTISLDELLEALKLLVHGSETDKLRFLFQVYDVDGSGSIEPEELRTVLESCLKESSISLPEKKLDDLTLALFESADSDNSGSITFEELREELERFPEVMENLTISAASWLKPPTALRKSHAPRYLRPAYWHNNRSKLLFLGSYLCVNILLFTFAALKHVDSGPWIMLAKGCGQCLNFNCAFIVVLMLRRCLTWLRATWLARLLPLDQNVILHQLMGYAVAVLTAIHTGAHVANFVRMSQIKGTYQLWEYLFTTRPGIGWIYGTASLTGLVLQLLIALMLVCSSTFVRKGGHFEVFYWTHLSYIFIWALLIVHGPNFWKWFVVPGFLFLLEKIFGVAMSHVGGLYIVEINLLPSKVTHLVIKRPPFFHYKPGDYVYLNIPVIAKYEWHPFTISSAPEQAGTIWLHIRSLGQWTNRLYEYFWNQQECRGHRSEWLDRKAKKKNRSQKWVQIPGRLIENQRLCNIKCYIDGPYGTPTRRIFTSEHAVLIGAGIGITPFASILQSIMFRHRMRKQTSSSQENMKLLKVDFIWINRDQKSFEWFVSLLTQLEINQAEEDPSNCFLEMHLYMTSALGKNDMKAIGLQMALDLLAKKEKKDSITGLKTRTQPGRPDWNKLFQKLAKENKGKVHVFFCGSPALAKVIKAHCEQFNFQFFKEHF; encoded by the exons ATGAACTTAGATGATGACACAAAGTGGCTCGAGTGGGTAGCCAAACAGTTTGAAAGTATCGCCGGGGAAGATAAAGAGATCGACCTGGACGAATTCAAAGCTGCTCTCAAGGTGAAGGAG TCCTTTTTCGCTGAGCGTTTCTTTGCTTTGTTTGACTTGGATGGAAGTGGCACCATCAGTTTGGACGAGCTGCTGGAGGCCTTGAAGCTGCTGGTACATGGAAGTGAAACAGACAAACTCCGGTTCCTCTTCCAAGTTTATGATGTGGATG GCAGTGGGTCCATTGAACCTGAAGAATTGCGCACGGTCTTGGAGTCATGCTTGAAGGAGAGTTCAATATCTTTGCCAGAGAAGAAGTTAGATGACCTCACGCTAGCCCTTTTCGAGTCGGCTGACTCTGACAACAGTGGGTCCATCACCTTTGAGGAGCTCAGGGAGGAGCTGGAGCGCTTCCCAGAGGTCATGGAGAACTTAACCATAAG TGCTGCAAGCTGGTTAAAGCCCCCCACTGCTCTCAGGAAGAGCCATGCACCACGCTACCTGCGCCCAGCCTATTGGCATAACAACAGGAGCAAGCTTCTCTTCCTGGGCAGCTACCTGTGCGTGAACATCCTCCTCTTCACCTTTGCGGCCTTGAAGCATGTTGACTCTGGCCCCTGGATCATGTTGGCCAAAGGTTGCGGTCAGTGCCTGAACTTCAACTGTGCATTTATAGTG GTGCTGATGTTGCGCCGATGTTTGACCTGGTTGCGGGCTACCTGGTTAGCCAGGCTTCTGCCTCTAGACCAGAATgtcattctgcaccagctaatGGGCTATGCAGTGGCGGTTCTAACAGCGATTCACACAGGGGCCCATGTGGCCAACTTTG TGAGAATGTCTCAGATCAAAGGCACTTATCAGCTTTGGGAATACCTCTTCACCACCCGGCCTGGGATTGGCTGGATTTATGGAACTGCCTCCCTCACAGGTCTCGTGCTGCAGCTCCTCATCGCCCTCATGCTGGTGTGCTCTAGCACTTTTGTCCGCAAGGGTGGCCATTTTGAG GTCTTCTACTGGACTCACCTTTCTTACATCTTCATTTGGGCTTTGCTAATTGTCCACGGTCCTAATTTTTGGAAGTGGTTTGTGGTGCCTGGATTTCTTTTCCTCTTAGAGAAGATCTTCGGTGTTGCCATGTCACACGTTGGAGGACTGTACATAGTAGAAATCAACCTCTTGCCCTCAAAG GTAACTCATCTGGTGATCAAGAGACCTCCGTTTTTCCACTACAAACCTGGTGACTACGTGTACCTGAATATTCCAGTCATAGCCAAGTATGAATGGCATCCATTCACCATCAGCAGTGCTCCAGAGCAAGCAG GGACCATCTGGCTGCATATACGGTCCCTGGGACAGTGGACCAACAGGCTATATGAATACTTCTGGAATCAACAGGAGTGTCGTGGCCACAGGTCCGAATGGCTGGACAGAAaggcaaagaagaaaaacaggtcCCAGAAATGGGTGCAG ATTCCTGGCAGGCTTATTGAGAATCAGAGACTCTGTAACATCAAG TGTTACATCGATGGTCCTTATGGGACTCCCACGCGAAGGATCTTCACATCAGAGCATGCTGTTCTGATAGGAGCAGGAATTGGGATTACACCCTTTGCCTCCATTTTGCAAAGCATCATGTTCAG ACACCGTATGCGAAAGCAAACCTCTTCTAGCCAGGAAAACATGAAGCTCCTGAAG GTTGACTTTATCTGGATCAACAGAGACCAAAAATCATTTGAATGGTTTGTAAGCCTGCTGACCCAGCTGGAAATCAATCAGGCCGAAGAAGACCCTAGCA ACTGCTTCTTGGAGATGCACTTGTACATGACCTCTGCGCTCGGCAAGAATGACATGAAGGCTATTGGCCTGCAGATGGCGTTAGATCTCCTAgccaaaaaggagaagaaagactCCATCACGGGCCTCAAGACAAGAACCCAGCCGGGGCGCCCAGATTGGAACAAG CTTTTTCAGAAACTAGCGAAAGAAAACAAAGGCAAGGTCCACGTCTTcttctgtggctctccagctctTGCCAAGGTCATCAAAGCTCATTGTGAGCAGTTCAACTTCCAGTTCTTCAAGGAGCACTTTTAA